A stretch of Synechococcus sp. MIT S9220 DNA encodes these proteins:
- a CDS encoding YlxR family protein — MNTSRPVLRRCVACRELFDRSILWRVIRDHRDGVLLDQGMGRSAYLCRKESCLEEAQRRKRLHKALRCQVPDSAIEELRTRLKPNKESAAEAR; from the coding sequence GTGAACACCTCACGCCCTGTCCTGCGTCGGTGTGTCGCCTGCCGAGAGCTGTTTGATCGCAGCATTCTTTGGCGGGTCATCCGCGACCATCGGGACGGGGTTCTCCTGGATCAGGGCATGGGTCGTTCGGCCTATCTCTGTCGTAAGGAGAGCTGTCTTGAGGAAGCACAGCGCCGAAAACGCCTGCACAAAGCCCTGCGATGCCAGGTGCCCGACAGCGCGATTGAGGAGCTGAGAACGCGGCTGAAACCAAACAAGGAATCAGCCGCTGAGGCAAGATGA
- the infB gene encoding translation initiation factor IF-2, with translation MTSSGKVRIYELSKDLGLDNKDVLDAAEKLSIAAKSHSSSISESEAGKIRTMLKSGGAPRPAAAPSKPSPGKSILSVKKAAGVEASAPVKPAQPKPAPAPAAPTRAAASPQRPPARPAAPAKPAAPQAGAPSKTTAQKPVAPPQTLVRKEPPLKQPAQKPVERQSQAPQQPTPRPAAAPAPNRTASRPTAPPSRPSAPSPSTAAKPRNTAPIRRAPSEGGARPTPPPPGRPQPKSPVNRTVPAPQRPAKPELVGRPQPKRPGTGAPPRPGAPRPGAPAGQRTGSPQRPAGAQRPGAPTRPGSPSGRPGAGRPGSTLELVGKPIRRDSTSNRGEGGRPGAGPRSGAGSNRPAMPPGMRKPVAPGELMQLQKPTGRPAVPPPRRPDGTPVSPRGDGPKATPPVNRPTPSPATAPRRPGFRPGAGPGGQRRPGRPDWDDSAKLEALRNRSPQKQRQKVHIIGENDDSLAAQTGGFAGEQENMVLSASLARPAKPKSQQRTTPKPVAAMRKRRKETARQRQRRRAMELRAAREAKQVRPEMIVVPEDNLTVQELADMLSVESSEIIKSLFFKGIIATVTQTLDMPTIETVAEEFGVPVLQDDVEEAAKKTVEMIEEADREHLIRRPPVVTVMGHVDHGKTSLLDAIRKARVAAGEAGGITQHIGAYQVEIEHNNSARKLTFLDTPGHEAFTAMRARGTKVTDVAVLVVAADDGVRPQTLEAISHARAAEVPIVVAINKIDKEGASPDRVKQELSEQNLLAEEWGGDVVMVPVSAIKGENIDKLLEMLLLVTEVEDLQANPDRMARGTVIEAHLDKAKGPVATLLVQNGTLRTGDVVAAGPVLGKVRAMVDDAGMRLKDAGPSFAVEALGFSEVPTAGDEFEVYADEKSARAVVGDRASDARATRLAQQMASRRVSLTAMSGQANEGELKELNLILKADVQGSVEAILGSLEQLPKDEVQVRVLLSAPGEVTETDVDLAAASGAVIIGFNTSMASGARKAADANSVDVRDYDVIYKLLEDIQLAMEGLLEPELVEEALGEAEVRAVFTIGKSAVAGCYVTTGKIQRNCKVRVHRGKEIVYAGDLDSLRRNKDDVKEVATGFECGVGTDRFANWQEGDRIEAFKMVTQRRKLTT, from the coding sequence ATGACCAGCAGCGGCAAAGTCAGAATCTATGAGCTGTCCAAGGACCTTGGCCTGGACAACAAAGACGTGCTGGATGCCGCTGAGAAGCTGTCCATTGCGGCCAAGAGCCACAGCAGCTCGATCAGCGAATCCGAGGCAGGCAAGATCCGCACGATGTTGAAGAGCGGTGGTGCTCCCCGTCCTGCTGCAGCTCCCTCGAAACCCTCACCAGGGAAGTCAATCCTTTCGGTGAAGAAGGCCGCCGGCGTTGAAGCCTCTGCACCAGTCAAGCCAGCACAGCCGAAACCGGCTCCTGCTCCAGCAGCACCCACCCGTGCTGCAGCTTCGCCCCAGCGACCGCCTGCAAGGCCCGCCGCTCCTGCAAAACCTGCAGCACCTCAGGCCGGTGCGCCCTCGAAAACAACGGCGCAAAAACCCGTAGCTCCACCACAAACACTGGTTCGCAAGGAACCCCCTCTGAAGCAGCCTGCTCAGAAACCGGTTGAACGCCAATCTCAGGCACCCCAGCAGCCGACACCTCGACCCGCTGCTGCCCCAGCACCAAATCGCACGGCCAGCAGGCCAACCGCGCCGCCGTCCAGACCCAGTGCGCCCTCACCCTCAACAGCAGCGAAACCCCGCAATACGGCGCCGATCCGTCGGGCACCAAGCGAAGGAGGTGCGCGCCCAACTCCACCACCACCGGGACGGCCCCAGCCCAAATCACCGGTGAACCGAACGGTGCCAGCCCCGCAGAGGCCGGCCAAGCCTGAACTGGTTGGACGCCCCCAACCGAAGCGGCCTGGAACAGGTGCCCCCCCAAGACCAGGGGCTCCCCGACCCGGAGCTCCCGCTGGTCAGCGCACCGGCTCACCCCAGCGGCCAGCTGGAGCACAACGTCCAGGCGCACCCACTCGACCGGGTTCACCATCTGGCCGCCCAGGTGCCGGACGCCCCGGAAGCACCCTTGAGTTGGTGGGCAAGCCGATCCGTCGCGACAGCACTAGCAACCGCGGTGAAGGAGGGCGGCCTGGTGCGGGGCCTCGCAGTGGAGCTGGCTCCAATCGACCTGCAATGCCGCCCGGCATGCGTAAGCCGGTGGCTCCCGGTGAGCTCATGCAACTGCAGAAGCCCACGGGTCGACCAGCCGTACCGCCACCGCGCCGTCCCGATGGCACTCCTGTCTCTCCCCGTGGGGATGGCCCCAAGGCCACACCACCGGTTAATCGGCCAACCCCCTCTCCTGCAACGGCCCCACGTCGTCCGGGCTTCCGTCCTGGAGCAGGTCCTGGCGGACAACGACGCCCCGGCCGCCCCGACTGGGATGACAGTGCAAAGCTCGAGGCACTGCGCAATCGCTCTCCTCAGAAGCAACGCCAGAAGGTCCACATCATCGGCGAAAACGATGATTCGCTGGCAGCGCAGACCGGTGGTTTTGCCGGTGAACAGGAAAACATGGTGTTGTCGGCGAGCCTTGCTCGTCCCGCCAAACCCAAATCCCAGCAGAGAACCACACCCAAACCTGTGGCGGCCATGCGCAAGCGGCGCAAGGAAACCGCTCGCCAGCGTCAGCGCCGCAGGGCCATGGAGTTGCGTGCAGCACGAGAAGCCAAGCAAGTGCGGCCGGAGATGATTGTTGTGCCGGAGGACAACCTCACGGTTCAGGAGCTCGCCGACATGCTCAGCGTGGAGAGCTCAGAAATCATCAAATCCCTCTTCTTCAAGGGGATTATCGCCACGGTCACCCAGACCCTGGATATGCCAACGATCGAAACGGTGGCCGAGGAATTCGGTGTGCCGGTCCTTCAAGACGACGTTGAGGAAGCGGCCAAGAAGACCGTCGAGATGATCGAAGAAGCAGATCGGGAACACCTGATCCGACGTCCACCCGTGGTGACCGTGATGGGCCACGTTGATCACGGCAAAACAAGTCTTCTGGATGCGATCCGCAAAGCAAGGGTCGCCGCTGGAGAAGCCGGTGGAATCACCCAGCACATCGGTGCTTATCAGGTCGAGATCGAACACAACAACTCAGCGCGCAAGCTCACCTTCCTGGATACGCCTGGTCACGAAGCCTTTACGGCCATGCGTGCAAGGGGAACCAAGGTTACGGACGTCGCTGTTCTGGTGGTGGCAGCCGATGACGGTGTCCGCCCGCAGACGCTGGAAGCCATCAGCCACGCCCGCGCTGCAGAAGTGCCGATCGTGGTGGCCATCAACAAGATCGACAAGGAAGGAGCCTCTCCTGACCGCGTCAAGCAGGAGTTGTCTGAACAAAACCTGCTTGCAGAGGAGTGGGGCGGCGATGTGGTGATGGTGCCTGTGAGCGCCATCAAGGGAGAGAACATCGACAAGCTGCTGGAAATGCTGCTGCTGGTCACCGAAGTGGAAGACCTGCAGGCCAATCCCGATCGCATGGCCCGCGGCACGGTGATCGAAGCGCACCTCGACAAGGCCAAAGGTCCTGTGGCCACGCTCCTGGTTCAGAACGGCACATTGCGCACAGGTGATGTGGTGGCAGCTGGGCCAGTGCTTGGAAAAGTACGGGCGATGGTCGACGATGCGGGAATGCGTCTGAAGGACGCCGGTCCCTCCTTCGCAGTGGAAGCTCTCGGCTTCAGCGAGGTCCCCACCGCCGGCGATGAATTCGAGGTCTACGCAGATGAGAAGTCCGCACGGGCCGTTGTCGGCGATCGAGCCTCCGACGCCCGAGCGACCCGCCTCGCCCAGCAAATGGCGTCTCGCAGGGTTTCGCTCACGGCAATGTCTGGACAGGCCAATGAAGGAGAACTCAAGGAGCTCAACCTCATCCTCAAAGCCGACGTCCAGGGTTCTGTGGAAGCCATTCTCGGTTCTCTGGAGCAGCTGCCCAAGGACGAAGTCCAAGTGCGAGTTCTGCTTTCAGCACCTGGGGAAGTCACCGAGACCGATGTGGACCTCGCAGCTGCTTCCGGAGCCGTGATTATTGGCTTCAACACCTCGATGGCTTCAGGCGCCAGAAAGGCTGCTGATGCCAACAGCGTGGATGTCCGTGATTACGACGTGATCTACAAGCTGCTGGAAGACATCCAGTTGGCGATGGAAGGTCTTCTCGAACCCGAGCTTGTCGAGGAAGCCCTGGGTGAAGCTGAAGTCCGCGCCGTGTTCACCATTGGCAAGAGTGCTGTGGCCGGTTGTTATGTCACGACTGGCAAAATTCAGCGCAACTGCAAGGTTCGGGTCCACCGCGGCAAGGAGATTGTCTATGCCGGCGATCTCGACTCACTGCGTCGCAACAAAGACGACGTCAAGGAAGTGGCCACTGGTTTCGAGTGTGGTGTGGGCACCGATCGTTTCGCTAACTGGCAAGAAGGCGATCGCATCGAAGCCTTCAAGATGGTCACTCAGCGCCGCAAGCTCACCACCTGA